One segment of uncultured Jannaschia sp. DNA contains the following:
- a CDS encoding acetyl-CoA C-acyltransferase yields the protein MTDAVIVSTARTPIGKAGRGSFNATHGATLGGHVAAAAVTRAGLDPNLVEDSIWGCGYPEHATGGNIARQIVLRAGLPDGIAGATVNRFCASGLQAIAQGGHMIAAEGAEAVLVGGLESISLNLPPPRHSREAWIEAHRPDLYLSMIETADIVAARYGVSRADQDALALASQQRTAAAQEAGRFDAEIAPITATMEVKDRDTGETALREVTVSRDECNRPATTREGLAGLDPVRGPDQFVTAGNASQLSDGAAALVMTSEAAATREGLTPLGAFRGFAVAGCAPDEMGIGPVFAVPRLLERHGLTVDDIDLWELNEAFASQAIYCRDRLGIDDDRMNVDGGSISVGHPFGMTGARMAMHLLHEGRRRGAKWGVVTMCIGGGQGAAGLFEIYPGDAT from the coding sequence ATGACCGATGCCGTCATTGTCTCGACGGCCCGCACGCCCATCGGCAAGGCCGGGCGCGGGTCGTTCAACGCGACCCACGGGGCGACACTCGGCGGGCATGTCGCCGCCGCCGCCGTCACGCGCGCGGGGCTCGACCCGAACCTGGTCGAGGACAGCATCTGGGGCTGCGGCTATCCCGAGCACGCGACAGGCGGCAACATCGCCCGCCAGATCGTGCTGCGCGCGGGCCTGCCGGACGGCATCGCGGGGGCCACAGTCAATCGCTTCTGCGCCAGCGGCCTGCAGGCGATCGCACAGGGGGGCCACATGATCGCGGCCGAGGGTGCCGAGGCCGTCCTGGTCGGCGGGCTGGAGAGCATCAGCCTCAACCTGCCGCCGCCCCGCCATTCGCGCGAGGCATGGATCGAGGCGCATCGCCCCGACCTCTACCTGTCGATGATCGAAACGGCGGATATCGTCGCCGCGCGCTACGGCGTGTCCCGTGCCGATCAGGACGCGCTGGCGCTGGCGAGCCAGCAGCGCACCGCGGCAGCACAAGAGGCCGGACGCTTCGACGCCGAGATCGCGCCGATCACCGCGACGATGGAGGTGAAGGACCGCGACACCGGCGAGACCGCCCTGCGCGAGGTCACGGTGTCACGCGATGAATGCAACCGGCCCGCGACGACGCGGGAAGGGCTGGCCGGGCTCGACCCCGTGCGCGGTCCCGACCAATTCGTCACGGCGGGCAACGCGTCCCAACTCTCGGACGGCGCGGCGGCGCTGGTGATGACGAGCGAGGCCGCCGCGACGCGCGAAGGACTGACGCCGCTGGGCGCGTTCCGGGGCTTCGCCGTCGCGGGCTGCGCGCCCGACGAGATGGGCATCGGCCCGGTCTTCGCGGTGCCCCGCCTCCTCGAACGCCACGGCCTTACGGTGGACGACATCGACCTCTGGGAGCTCAATGAGGCCTTCGCTTCCCAAGCGATCTATTGCCGCGACCGGCTCGGGATCGACGACGACCGGATGAACGTGGACGGCGGCTCGATCTCGGTCGGCCACCCGTTCGGCATGACCGGGGCGCGGATGGCGATGCATCTGTTGCATGAGGGGCGACGGCGCGGCGCGAAATGGGGCGTCGTCACCATGTGCATCGGCGGCGGCCAGGGGGCGGCGGGCCTCTTCGAAATCTATCCCGGAGACGCGACATGA
- a CDS encoding 3-hydroxyacyl-CoA dehydrogenase NAD-binding domain-containing protein yields MTTPVTYDLDDGIAWITVANPPVNALGHAVRAGLHDAIARFGADGDAEVAVVMGGGRLFLGGADITEFGKPVQAPSLPEVVSAIEASPKPVLAAIHGAALGGGLEVALGCHWRLAMPGTVLGLPEVTLGILPGAGGTQRTPRLIGLEAAGEMIASGKPVDPETACEMGLIDRVGEGDLRDAARRFADELRGDPPRRTRDRAVPTGDLSDLRDRTAARTVGQVAPVTAIDAIMAATGGDFEAGLAEERRLFLELVETPQRAGLIHAFFTDRAVSKVPGLDATPRDIARIGVIGGGTMGAGIATSALLAGLDVTLVERDADSANRAAATVGANLDAAVKRGKLAPEARADPPFRTATDYGALSDADLAIEAVFEDMAVKREVFAALDAVLRPGAILATNTSYLDVAEIAAATSRPADVIGLHFFSPAHVMKLLEIVVPDSTAPDVTSTAFALARRLGKIGVRAGVCDGFIGNRILSAYRRAADDMVLDGAHPYEVDRAIRGFGFPMGPYQVSDLAGLDIGFATRERKAPEAGPHDRRPVFADRLYHAGRLGRKTGKGYYDYADDRRGAEDPDVTEIVEATRRDLGLTPRDFDDAEIVARYMAAMVNEAARVVEEGIAARPLDVDAVLLHGYGFPRWRGGPMHWADQHGLGRIVTDIERFAEHDPHAWQVAPLLRRLAESGGAFADLNKKDAI; encoded by the coding sequence ATGACGACGCCCGTGACCTACGACCTCGACGACGGCATCGCATGGATCACCGTCGCCAACCCGCCGGTCAATGCGCTGGGCCATGCCGTGCGCGCCGGTCTCCACGACGCTATCGCGCGCTTCGGCGCCGATGGCGACGCAGAGGTCGCGGTCGTGATGGGCGGCGGACGCCTGTTCCTGGGCGGAGCGGACATCACTGAATTCGGCAAGCCCGTGCAGGCGCCGTCGCTGCCGGAGGTGGTGAGCGCGATCGAGGCCAGCCCGAAGCCTGTCCTCGCCGCGATCCACGGGGCGGCATTGGGCGGCGGGCTGGAGGTCGCGCTCGGCTGCCACTGGCGGCTGGCGATGCCGGGCACCGTACTGGGCCTGCCCGAGGTGACGCTGGGCATCCTGCCGGGCGCGGGCGGCACCCAGCGGACCCCGCGCCTGATCGGGCTCGAGGCGGCGGGCGAGATGATCGCCAGCGGCAAGCCTGTCGACCCCGAGACGGCATGCGAGATGGGCCTGATCGACCGGGTGGGCGAGGGAGACCTGCGCGACGCCGCACGGCGCTTCGCCGACGAGCTGCGTGGCGACCCCCCGCGCCGGACCCGCGACCGTGCTGTGCCCACGGGCGACCTTTCGGACCTCCGCGACCGCACGGCCGCGCGTACGGTGGGACAGGTCGCGCCGGTGACCGCCATCGACGCAATCATGGCCGCGACAGGCGGCGATTTCGAGGCCGGTCTGGCCGAGGAGCGGCGCCTGTTCCTCGAGCTGGTCGAAACCCCCCAGCGCGCGGGCCTGATCCACGCGTTCTTCACCGATCGCGCCGTCTCGAAGGTGCCGGGGCTGGACGCGACGCCGCGCGACATCGCCCGGATCGGCGTCATCGGCGGCGGCACGATGGGCGCGGGCATCGCGACGTCGGCACTCCTCGCCGGGCTCGACGTCACGCTGGTCGAGCGGGACGCGGACAGCGCCAACCGGGCCGCCGCAACCGTCGGCGCCAATCTCGATGCGGCCGTCAAGCGCGGCAAGCTCGCCCCCGAGGCCCGCGCCGATCCGCCCTTCCGCACCGCGACCGACTATGGCGCGTTATCCGACGCCGACCTCGCGATCGAGGCGGTGTTCGAAGACATGGCCGTCAAGCGCGAGGTCTTCGCCGCGCTCGACGCCGTCCTGCGTCCCGGTGCGATCCTCGCGACCAACACCTCCTATCTCGACGTGGCAGAGATCGCCGCCGCGACCAGCCGGCCCGCCGACGTGATCGGCCTGCATTTCTTCTCGCCAGCCCATGTCATGAAACTGCTCGAGATCGTCGTGCCGGACAGCACCGCCCCCGACGTCACCTCCACGGCCTTCGCGCTGGCCAGGCGGCTGGGCAAGATCGGTGTGCGGGCAGGCGTCTGCGACGGCTTCATCGGCAACCGTATCCTTTCGGCCTATCGCCGCGCCGCCGACGATATGGTGCTCGACGGGGCGCATCCCTACGAGGTGGATCGCGCGATCCGGGGCTTCGGCTTCCCGATGGGACCTTACCAGGTCTCTGATCTCGCCGGGCTCGATATCGGATTCGCGACCCGCGAGCGGAAGGCCCCCGAGGCCGGCCCCCACGACCGCCGCCCGGTCTTCGCCGACCGGCTCTACCACGCGGGTCGGCTGGGGCGGAAAACCGGCAAGGGCTACTACGATTACGCGGACGACAGGCGCGGGGCCGAGGACCCGGACGTCACCGAGATCGTCGAGGCCACGCGCCGCGACCTCGGGCTGACGCCGCGGGACTTCGATGACGCGGAGATCGTCGCCCGCTACATGGCCGCGATGGTCAACGAGGCGGCGCGGGTCGTCGAGGAGGGCATCGCCGCGCGCCCGCTCGATGTCGACGCGGTGCTGCTCCACGGCTACGGCTTCCCGCGCTGGCGGGGCGGGCCGATGCACTGGGCCGACCAGCATGGCCTCGGGCGCATCGTCACCGATATCGAACGCTTCGCCGAACACGACCCCCATGCGTGGCAGGTCGCACCGCTCCTGCGCCGGTTGGCCGAAAGCGGCGGGGCGTTCGCGGATCTCAACAAGAAGGACGCCATATGA
- a CDS encoding IclR family transcriptional regulator: MDDRRFATTLARGLSVLRAFRAGDDGLGNAEIAERTGLPKSTVSRLTFTLQSLGYLTHTRRHDRYRPGPALLVLGNLAAASISFVEIAAPLMQRLADETGTMSLLLVRDGGHMLIVRTWRPKGIASLWLEVGARPPLNGSSSGHALLGTLPAETFGDVVTEADGARGLTPARAGTIRRDAAGQLLAQGYVIADPAEYFAANIHAVAVPFHPRDLGEPVVFTCGALPEMLPVEAMEGRVGPALRDTVRELERIMGQPPAPAPIPEAADIDTRRPA; this comes from the coding sequence ATGGACGACCGCCGCTTCGCCACGACACTCGCCCGCGGATTGTCCGTCCTGCGCGCCTTTCGGGCAGGCGACGATGGCCTGGGCAATGCCGAGATCGCCGAACGGACGGGCCTGCCGAAATCGACCGTCTCGCGGCTGACCTTCACGCTGCAATCGCTGGGCTACCTGACCCACACGCGCCGCCACGACCGCTACCGGCCCGGCCCGGCGCTCCTGGTGCTGGGAAACCTCGCCGCCGCCTCGATCAGCTTCGTCGAGATCGCCGCCCCCCTGATGCAGCGGCTGGCCGACGAGACAGGCACGATGTCACTGCTCCTCGTGCGTGACGGCGGGCACATGCTGATCGTGCGGACGTGGCGGCCAAAGGGGATCGCGTCGCTCTGGCTCGAGGTCGGGGCGCGGCCGCCGCTCAACGGCTCCTCCTCGGGGCACGCGCTTCTGGGCACGCTGCCCGCCGAGACCTTCGGCGACGTCGTGACCGAAGCCGATGGCGCGCGTGGCCTGACGCCCGCGCGTGCCGGGACGATCCGCCGGGACGCGGCGGGACAGCTTCTGGCGCAGGGCTATGTCATCGCGGACCCGGCTGAGTACTTCGCGGCCAATATCCATGCCGTCGCGGTGCCGTTCCATCCCCGCGACTTGGGCGAGCCTGTGGTCTTCACCTGCGGCGCACTGCCCGAGATGCTCCCGGTCGAGGCGATGGAGGGCCGCGTCGGCCCGGCGCTACGCGACACCGTCCGCGAGTTGGAGCGCATCATGGGCCAGCCGCCCGCCCCCGCCCCGATCCCCGAGGCGGCGGATATCGACACCCGGAGGCCCGCATGA
- a CDS encoding TRAP transporter large permease, translated as MDGTLIGIVAFASVIGLLAIRVPIAFALAGVATLGSFVLFAFRTGDFTPWRAIRPTTSMVFSNSFDLIHSYDLSMIPLFVALGHIAYRADITTKIYYAARVWLARLPGGVAMASVVGCGGFSAITGSSIACASTMGRICSPEMLRMGYDKRLATASVAAGGTLGSLIPPSVLFIIYGIFTETSISALFLAGILPGLLSLAGFILVIAVWVWRDPAAAPIPEGTTTMRDRGRAALDAWPAVALFAVIVGGIYGGIFTATEAAAVCVTMAVLIGFAQRKLTFAALWEALRETAIQTASIFLIAAAAKIFVAFIALTGVAPDIVGAVTAAEFSPLVLLIAIAAIYLLLGMFLDPIGIMVLTLPLMIPLVETYGFDLIWFGVVVIKLLEIGLITPPVGLNVFVIANVVGKEVPLDRIFAGILRFLTVDVIVLILIMAFPIISLLIPGGL; from the coding sequence ATGGACGGCACGCTGATCGGCATCGTCGCCTTCGCCAGCGTCATCGGCCTTCTGGCGATCCGCGTGCCCATCGCCTTTGCGCTGGCCGGGGTGGCCACGCTCGGCAGCTTTGTCCTCTTCGCGTTCCGCACGGGCGACTTCACCCCGTGGCGCGCGATCCGGCCCACGACGTCGATGGTGTTCTCGAATTCCTTCGACCTGATCCATTCCTACGACCTGTCGATGATCCCGCTCTTCGTGGCGCTCGGCCACATCGCGTACCGCGCCGACATCACCACCAAGATCTACTACGCCGCGCGCGTCTGGCTGGCCCGCCTGCCCGGCGGCGTGGCCATGGCGAGCGTCGTGGGCTGCGGCGGCTTCTCGGCCATCACCGGGTCATCCATCGCCTGTGCCTCGACCATGGGGCGCATCTGCTCGCCCGAGATGCTGCGTATGGGCTATGACAAGCGGCTGGCCACGGCGAGCGTCGCGGCGGGCGGCACGCTCGGCTCGCTGATCCCGCCCTCGGTCCTCTTCATCATCTACGGCATCTTCACCGAGACCTCGATCTCGGCGCTGTTCCTCGCGGGCATCCTGCCGGGGCTCCTGTCGCTTGCGGGGTTCATCCTCGTGATCGCGGTCTGGGTCTGGCGCGATCCTGCCGCCGCCCCCATCCCCGAAGGGACGACGACGATGCGCGACCGGGGCCGCGCCGCGCTCGACGCATGGCCCGCCGTCGCCCTCTTCGCTGTGATCGTCGGCGGCATCTATGGGGGCATCTTCACCGCGACCGAGGCCGCGGCCGTCTGCGTCACGATGGCCGTCCTCATCGGATTCGCCCAGCGCAAGCTGACCTTCGCCGCACTCTGGGAGGCGCTCCGCGAGACGGCGATCCAGACGGCGAGCATCTTCCTCATCGCCGCCGCCGCCAAGATCTTCGTCGCCTTCATCGCCCTGACAGGCGTCGCCCCCGATATCGTCGGCGCGGTCACAGCGGCCGAGTTCTCGCCCCTTGTCCTTCTGATCGCCATCGCCGCGATCTACCTTTTGCTGGGCATGTTCCTCGACCCGATCGGGATCATGGTCCTGACGCTGCCCCTGATGATCCCGCTGGTCGAGACCTACGGCTTCGACCTGATCTGGTTCGGCGTCGTGGTCATCAAGCTGCTCGAGATCGGGCTCATCACCCCGCCCGTCGGCCTGAACGTCTTCGTCATCGCCAACGTGGTCGGAAAAGAGGTGCCGCTCGACCGCATCTTCGCGGGCATCCTGCGCTTCCTGACGGTGGACGTCATCGTCCTGATCCTCATCATGGCCTTTCCGATCATCTCGCTCTTGATCCCCGGAGGCCTCTGA
- a CDS encoding TRAP transporter small permease, whose amino-acid sequence MLHRIERLLLDLSVIAIMGLGLLITTSVVMRATMGGAIPDTIVIVRELMVAAIVLPLAAATAARSHIVVEFLSKMMPPRVQDWLIVAGSLAGVLALSPLIYAGWNELAKTWASGSFFFGELSLPKWPGRVIFLVGMVFCWIRLLLMAATDIRTIRGGGHLADPETTLDLMDRP is encoded by the coding sequence ATGTTGCACCGCATCGAACGCCTGCTCCTCGACCTCTCCGTGATCGCGATCATGGGGCTGGGCCTGCTGATCACGACCAGCGTCGTGATGCGTGCGACCATGGGCGGCGCCATCCCCGACACGATCGTCATCGTCCGCGAACTGATGGTCGCGGCGATCGTCCTGCCGCTGGCCGCCGCGACGGCCGCACGGTCGCATATCGTCGTCGAGTTCCTCTCGAAGATGATGCCGCCCCGCGTTCAGGACTGGCTGATCGTCGCGGGCAGCCTGGCCGGGGTGCTGGCGCTGTCGCCGCTGATCTACGCGGGCTGGAACGAGCTGGCGAAAACCTGGGCTTCGGGGTCGTTCTTCTTCGGCGAGCTCTCGCTCCCGAAATGGCCGGGCCGCGTGATCTTCCTCGTCGGCATGGTGTTCTGCTGGATCCGCCTGCTGCTGATGGCGGCGACAGACATCCGCACCATCCGCGGGGGCGGCCACTTGGCCGACCCCGAAACCACGCTCGACCTGATGGACCGCCCCTGA
- a CDS encoding C4-dicarboxylate TRAP transporter substrate-binding protein: MKSFAITAAALCLAATSVAAQTTLILGEAGPNRGARAAALQSFVDDVEARTEGAVSIDVQWGGALFKANAAAGSIADGVADLGTVIGVYFPQEMVGYGIADLPLQNADAWVGMRATDALMRSSDAIQASLADQNLVYLGTFTTSAVNIGCKDAAIRSVDDIDGLKVRGVGAYGDTFRDYGANMVAMSIYDAYQGLDTGLLDCSQGYSYAVAALKQQEVITSYTLLDWGQVGALGIFMNKDAYDALDPAVQTTMGEAGIAMADTLGELITADNARAVQTMRDAGVEIIELDAAERDKLVEQGAQYVDAWVERAGQVGLDGAALLEEYRGLLAQYAAERDDQGYPWDR; encoded by the coding sequence ATGAAATCGTTCGCCATCACGGCTGCCGCGCTGTGCCTTGCCGCCACGTCCGTCGCCGCGCAGACGACGCTCATTCTGGGCGAGGCCGGCCCCAATCGCGGGGCGCGCGCCGCCGCGCTGCAAAGCTTCGTCGACGACGTCGAGGCGCGCACCGAAGGCGCCGTCTCGATCGACGTCCAATGGGGCGGCGCGCTCTTCAAGGCGAATGCCGCCGCCGGGTCCATCGCCGACGGCGTGGCCGACCTCGGCACCGTGATCGGCGTCTATTTCCCGCAGGAGATGGTCGGCTACGGCATCGCCGACCTGCCGCTCCAGAACGCCGATGCCTGGGTGGGGATGCGCGCGACCGATGCGCTGATGCGGTCTTCGGACGCGATCCAGGCCAGCCTCGCCGACCAGAATCTCGTCTATCTCGGAACCTTCACCACCAGCGCCGTCAATATCGGCTGCAAGGACGCCGCGATTCGCAGCGTCGACGATATCGACGGGCTGAAGGTCCGGGGCGTCGGCGCCTATGGCGACACGTTCCGCGACTACGGCGCGAACATGGTCGCGATGTCGATCTACGATGCCTACCAGGGCCTCGACACGGGGCTTCTCGATTGCAGCCAAGGCTATTCCTACGCCGTCGCCGCCCTCAAGCAGCAGGAGGTCATCACCTCCTACACGCTGCTCGACTGGGGCCAGGTCGGCGCGCTCGGCATCTTCATGAACAAGGACGCCTACGACGCGCTCGACCCCGCGGTTCAGACCACGATGGGCGAGGCGGGCATCGCCATGGCCGACACGCTGGGCGAACTCATCACCGCCGATAACGCGCGCGCGGTGCAGACCATGCGCGACGCGGGGGTCGAGATCATCGAGCTGGACGCCGCCGAGCGCGACAAGCTGGTCGAACAGGGCGCGCAATATGTCGACGCCTGGGTCGAGCGGGCCGGACAGGTCGGCCTCGACGGTGCGGCCTTGCTGGAGGAGTATCGCGGTCTTCTGGCCCAATACGCCGCCGAGCGCGACGACCAGGGCTACCCCTGGGACCGCTGA
- a CDS encoding DEAD/DEAH box helicase has product MKATISAALEERGYHTLTPVQEAVLDPALEGADLLVSAQTGSGKTLGFGLAIAPTLLGESDRFADAGAPLALVVAPTRELAMQVRRELAWLYAKAGAQIASTVGGMDMRDERRGLARGTHVVVATPGRLRDHIMRGSIDLGSIRAVVLDEADEMLDLGFREDLEFILGECPEDRQTLMFSATVPAAIAKLAESYQRDAKRIATASKTEAHADIEYRALNVAPHDGENAIINVLRFYEAPNAIVFCNTRAMVNRLTTRLSNRGFPVVALSGELTQSERTNALQAMRDGRARVCVATDVAARGIDLPNLDLVIHAELPTGSDTLLHRSGRTGRAGRKGTSVMIVPPAARKKAHRLIGWAKLKAEWADAPSADAVRDADRARMLDDPAWFEDITEDESVTVNDLAARFTPEQLAAGYLRLRAARHSAPEELSSPGEAAAKAQAKRTEFGPSRWFQVSGGREAGLEPRRLLPMICKAAGLGRDDIGAIRIREGASFLQVSEASAAAVTKLVGSEIEPGLRLDTAEGPPPDDRKPGGFKPGGPKGKPPFKGKAPYKGKPREDDGDAPRPKGPKPKPAKPHANRPEGVVKDWAPKGKPKGPKPPAGRPDSKKNKARAAGKAKPHRKGPPA; this is encoded by the coding sequence ATGAAAGCCACCATCTCCGCCGCGCTCGAAGAGCGGGGCTACCACACGCTCACCCCCGTGCAGGAGGCCGTGCTCGACCCCGCGCTGGAGGGGGCCGACCTCTTGGTGTCGGCTCAGACCGGATCGGGCAAGACGCTGGGCTTCGGACTGGCCATCGCGCCGACGCTTCTGGGCGAGTCCGACCGGTTCGCCGATGCGGGCGCGCCGCTGGCCCTCGTGGTGGCGCCGACACGCGAACTGGCGATGCAGGTCCGGCGCGAGCTGGCGTGGCTCTATGCCAAGGCGGGCGCGCAGATCGCCTCGACCGTCGGCGGCATGGACATGCGCGACGAACGCCGCGGCCTCGCCCGCGGCACCCATGTCGTCGTCGCGACGCCCGGGCGTCTGCGTGACCACATCATGCGCGGCTCGATCGATTTGGGCTCGATCCGCGCCGTCGTGCTGGACGAGGCCGACGAGATGCTGGATCTCGGCTTCCGCGAGGATCTGGAATTCATCCTCGGCGAATGCCCAGAGGACCGTCAGACGCTGATGTTCTCGGCCACCGTCCCCGCCGCCATCGCCAAGCTCGCCGAAAGCTATCAGCGGGACGCCAAGCGTATCGCCACCGCCTCGAAGACCGAAGCCCATGCCGATATCGAGTACCGCGCCCTGAACGTCGCGCCGCATGACGGCGAGAACGCGATCATCAACGTTCTGCGCTTCTACGAGGCACCGAATGCCATCGTCTTCTGCAATACGCGCGCGATGGTGAACCGCCTGACGACGCGCCTGTCGAACCGGGGCTTCCCGGTCGTGGCGCTCTCGGGTGAGCTGACGCAATCCGAGCGGACCAACGCGCTTCAGGCGATGCGCGACGGGCGCGCGCGGGTCTGCGTGGCGACGGATGTCGCGGCGCGCGGCATCGACCTGCCCAATCTGGACCTCGTGATCCATGCCGAACTGCCCACCGGCTCCGACACCCTGCTGCACCGCTCGGGGCGCACGGGCCGGGCCGGGCGCAAGGGGACGAGCGTGATGATCGTGCCGCCCGCCGCCCGCAAGAAGGCGCATCGTCTGATCGGCTGGGCGAAGCTCAAGGCCGAGTGGGCCGACGCGCCCTCGGCCGATGCCGTGCGCGACGCCGACCGTGCCCGGATGCTGGACGATCCCGCCTGGTTCGAGGACATCACCGAGGACGAGAGCGTCACGGTTAACGACCTCGCCGCGCGGTTCACGCCCGAGCAGCTCGCCGCCGGCTACCTGCGCCTGCGGGCCGCACGCCATTCCGCTCCCGAGGAGCTGTCGTCGCCCGGCGAGGCGGCCGCCAAGGCGCAGGCGAAGCGCACCGAGTTCGGACCCAGCCGCTGGTTCCAGGTTTCGGGTGGGCGCGAGGCGGGGCTGGAGCCGCGCCGCCTGCTGCCGATGATCTGCAAGGCCGCCGGCCTCGGACGCGACGATATCGGCGCGATCCGCATCCGCGAGGGCGCAAGCTTCCTGCAGGTGAGCGAAGCCTCCGCTGCTGCCGTTACCAAGCTCGTCGGGTCCGAGATCGAGCCCGGCCTGCGCCTCGACACCGCCGAGGGCCCACCGCCCGATGATCGCAAGCCCGGTGGCTTCAAGCCCGGCGGCCCCAAGGGAAAGCCGCCCTTCAAGGGAAAGGCGCCCTACAAGGGCAAGCCGCGCGAAGATGACGGGGACGCGCCGCGCCCCAAAGGCCCGAAGCCGAAGCCCGCCAAGCCCCATGCCAACCGGCCCGAGGGCGTGGTGAAGGACTGGGCGCCCAAGGGAAAGCCGAAGGGCCCGAAGCCCCCCGCGGGCAGGCCCGACAGCAAGAAGAACAAGGCGCGCGCCGCCGGGAAGGCCAAGCCCCATCGCAAGGGTCCGCCCGCCTGA
- the phnD gene encoding phosphate/phosphite/phosphonate ABC transporter substrate-binding protein has protein sequence MTKSHLLGAVALAALAFAMPAAAQDCERGDLDDRYCDTDGDLLADIPTDAADQVDPDTLIFAYTPVEDPAVYETAWADFLTHLEAATGKDVVFFPVQNNAAQIEAMRSGRLHIAGFNTGSNPLAVNCAGFRPFTIMAAEDGTFGYEMEIITHPDSGITEVADIAGGQMAFTSETSNSGFKAPSAILSSEFGMTAGEDFEPVFSGKHDNSILGVANKDYPAAAIANTVKTRMTERGVIEADQIVTIYTSQTFPTTGYGTAHNLTPELQTAIRDAFFSFDWAGTSLEEEFGKGGESQFIEMTYQEFWDVIRKIDAANGVSYACE, from the coding sequence ATGACCAAGAGCCACCTTCTGGGCGCCGTCGCATTGGCCGCGCTGGCCTTCGCGATGCCCGCCGCCGCGCAGGATTGCGAGCGGGGCGACCTCGACGACCGATATTGCGACACCGATGGCGACCTGCTGGCCGACATCCCCACGGATGCCGCCGACCAGGTCGACCCGGACACGCTCATCTTCGCCTATACGCCGGTCGAGGATCCCGCCGTCTACGAGACGGCTTGGGCCGACTTCCTGACGCATCTGGAGGCGGCGACCGGCAAGGACGTCGTGTTCTTCCCCGTCCAGAACAACGCCGCCCAGATCGAGGCGATGCGCTCGGGCCGCCTGCATATCGCGGGCTTCAACACCGGGTCGAACCCGCTGGCGGTGAACTGCGCGGGCTTCCGGCCCTTCACCATCATGGCGGCGGAGGACGGCACCTTCGGCTACGAGATGGAGATCATCACCCATCCCGACAGCGGCATCACCGAGGTGGCAGACATCGCCGGCGGCCAGATGGCCTTCACCTCCGAGACGTCCAACTCCGGCTTCAAGGCGCCCTCGGCGATCCTCTCCTCCGAGTTCGGCATGACCGCGGGCGAGGATTTCGAGCCGGTCTTCTCGGGCAAGCACGACAACTCGATCCTCGGCGTGGCCAACAAGGACTACCCGGCCGCGGCGATCGCCAACACGGTCAAGACGCGCATGACCGAGCGCGGCGTGATCGAGGCCGACCAGATCGTCACGATCTATACCAGCCAGACCTTTCCCACGACGGGCTATGGCACCGCGCACAACCTGACGCCGGAGCTGCAGACCGCGATCCGCGACGCGTTCTTCTCGTTCGACTGGGCCGGGACCTCGCTCGAGGAGGAGTTCGGAAAGGGCGGCGAGTCGCAGTTCATCGAGATGACGTACCAGGAATTCTGGGACGTGATCCGGAAGATCGACGCGGCCAACGGCGTCAGCTACGCTTGCGAATGA
- the phnC gene encoding phosphonate ABC transporter ATP-binding protein, which produces MLRLDKLVKTYKTGDQALKSVELEVPAGQVVALIGPSGAGKSTLIRCINRLVEPTSGSVWLGDVDLTRLGSGALRRERRRMGMIFQEYALVERLTVMENVLSGRLGYVGFWRSLTRRFPQSDVNEAFRLLDRVDLLHMADKRADELSGGQRQRVGICRALIQNPALLLVDEPTASLDPKTSRQIMRLICELCAERGLAAIINIHDVALAQMFVARVVGLRFGEVVFDGPPEALTADKLTEIYGEEDWEATIEPVEDEIEAAE; this is translated from the coding sequence ATGCTGCGGCTCGACAAGCTGGTGAAGACCTACAAGACCGGCGACCAGGCGCTGAAATCCGTCGAACTCGAGGTTCCGGCCGGACAGGTGGTCGCCCTGATCGGGCCGTCCGGGGCAGGCAAGTCGACGCTGATCCGATGCATCAATCGTCTCGTGGAGCCGACCAGCGGGTCGGTCTGGCTGGGCGATGTCGACCTGACGCGGCTGGGCTCCGGGGCGCTGCGGCGCGAACGCCGGCGCATGGGCATGATCTTCCAGGAATACGCGCTGGTCGAGCGGCTGACCGTGATGGAGAACGTGCTGTCGGGACGGCTGGGCTATGTCGGGTTCTGGCGCTCGCTGACCCGGCGTTTCCCGCAATCGGACGTCAACGAGGCGTTCCGCCTGCTCGACCGCGTCGACCTGCTGCACATGGCCGACAAGCGCGCCGACGAGTTGTCGGGCGGCCAGCGTCAGCGCGTCGGCATCTGCCGCGCGCTGATCCAGAACCCCGCGCTCCTTCTGGTGGACGAGCCGACCGCGTCGCTCGACCCCAAGACCTCGCGGCAGATCATGCGCCTCATCTGCGAACTCTGCGCCGAGCGGGGCCTCGCGGCGATCATCAACATCCATGACGTGGCGCTGGCGCAGATGTTCGTCGCCCGCGTCGTCGGCCTGCGGTTCGGCGAAGTGGTGTTCGACGGCCCGCCCGAGGCGCTGACGGCCGACAAGCTGACCGAGATCTACGGCGAAGAGGACTGGGAGGCGACGATCGAACCCGTCGAGGACGAGATCGAGGCTGCCGAATGA